CTGAATGAATTATATTGTTGCAGTTGTTTGTTGTGCTGAATATTCAACGTTTTATTTTTTACTAGTTGTTTTATTAATTTGTTTTTATTGAATTCATAAGTGTACATGCATCACTATTAATTCCTTAGATAGATGAGGTTTATTTACCACGATAAATAAGAAATACGGTTGGGGTCTTCTGCATATCTGGAAGGTTTCCTTTCCATGACTTTACGCTTTTTGTGACAATACACTCATCATCACATGAAATATTCATCGCGATACATAACTGAGTATGTGGTTTGCAGTTTTCAATAATATCTTCTGCCAGCTTTTGATTACGGTAAGGTGTTTCTATAAACAGTTGTGTCTGATCATCCTTATATGATTGCATTTCCAGATATTTGATTTTACTCACCCTTTTTGAAGAATCAATGGGAAGGTAACCATGAAATGCAAAACTCTGACCGTTAAAGCCTGATGCCATTATAGCCATCAAAAGGGAGGAGGGACCAACAAGTGGTACAACTTTATACCCTTTTTTCTGTGCAATAGCAACTACCTCTGCTCCCGGATCAGCAATGGCAGGGCATCCTGCTTCGGAAATAACGCCCATGCTGTTTCCTGATTTCATAGGAGCAAGATAACCTTCAATATCCTTCTTGTTTGTATGTTTATTCAGTTCGTAAAATGTAAGTGAATCAATGTCAATGCCAGGATCACACTTCTTCATAAAACGACGTGCTGAACGAATGTTTTCCACAATGAAAAACTTCAATTCAGATACAATTCTCTTGTTGAATTCAGGAATCACCCGCTCAACTGATGTATCACCTAATAAAACGGGAATTAAATATAGTGCTGCTTTGTCCAATTTATAAACTCTTTATGAGTACAAAATTAGTCAAAAATTATCATACAAAGCCATGAATTTCCATAAAGGAGCTGCCATTGTTGCCTGAACTATCTTGCCATTTTCGAGTAAATCCTTTAGCTCGTTAAAAGTTACCAGGTGTACAGTCAGATCCTCTGATTCCTCAAGTGACTGTTTGCCTATTTTCTCTACATCTTCAGCAATGTAGCAGTAGGACCAGTTATTAGCTGCACTTGCATTAGGTGCAATGCGGATAAACTCAGTCCATACCCCACCACCATAACCTGTTTCTTCAAGCAGTTCACGTTGTGCAGATGATAAAGGTGACAAATCTTCATCTTCACAAACACCGGCACAAAGTTCAAAGCATACCTCTTCAATTCCGGGACGATACTGTTTAACCATCACAAACTTTTTATCTTTTGTAATAGCAATAATATTAACCCAGTTTGGGTATTCCAGAACATAGTATTCAGGTACTATATTGCCGTTGGGCATTAGCAGCTTTTCCAATCTTACAGTCAGCCACGGCCTCTTGTGGAGGTACTTGCGTTCGAGAACCTTCCAGTGTAGTGGACTGTTTTTATGATTTGTCATTTAAATATGGGGGACTCTAATATTTATGTTGATTTTTTTAACCTTATTTAGTTGCAGTAATAATCCCTCTGAAGTAACCAATCGATTCAGCAATTCCTTGAAGTGGGTCATCCATATTTCGCTCATGTTCCAGGCTGCACATTCCTGTATAACCTACTTCTCGCAACATTTTCACGAAAGCCGGAATATCAATAACACCTCGTCCTATTTCAACAGAATATCCAGCCTTAGTGTTACCGGTAACATCTTTGATATGAATATCGAATACACGGGTGTAATACTTTTTTAAATCTTCTACCGGATCTTTGCCATTTCTGGTGTCATGACCAATGTCAAGGCACATACCAATACGTGAATCCAAATCTTTCACATTCTCCCACACATCATCTGCATCGGGATAAAGATCCATATCTGGACCATGCAGGTGAATAGCATAATGCATGTTGTACTCTTTTACTTTTTTGTCAACATATGGCAGCAGCTCATAATTTGGTACTCCTACAACAAGTTTTACCCCAACACGCTTTGCATACTCAAAAGCATTATCAATCTCTTTCTCAGACTTCATATATATCGGACCAACTGCATATCCCTTTATTCCTTTTGATGCCAGCTTAGCATGAAAGTCTGCAATTTCTTTCTCGTTACTGTTCAGGGGTAGGTGAAAGTCTTTTATACACAAATATTTGACATCACACTTCTGCATCATATCTAATGTCTGGTCCAAATTAAAATTTCTGAAAGTGTAACCCGCCATTCCAATATTGAACTTTTCATTTGTTTCAGCTGAGGGCTGAGGATCAGGTCTGTTTTGTGCGGAAACAGCAAGGGATATGATTAATCCCATAATAAAAATAGTTCTTTTCATGACTGAAAATGGTTTTAAGATTGTTATGAGCGTAAAGGTAATATTATTTTGTGAAAATCTTTTAACTTTGTATAAATGAATAATCAGCAATGAATCTTCCAGACCATTTTACAGATATTATCAGGCAGCTACTGAAAGATCAGACAGACGCTTTTATTAGTTCTTTAGTGGAGGTGCCACCAGTTAGTCTCCGTTTAAATCCACTTAAATCTGAAGGCAAGGTTTCAGATTTACCTGAGGAGGGAAAGCAAGTACCATGGTCGGATTGGGGCTATTACCTGAATAAGCGTCCTTCTTTCACCTTCGATCCTCTGTTTCACGGCGGTAAGTATTATGTTCAGGAAGCATCTTCAATGTTTATTGAGCATGTTGTCAAACAGTTAATTGATAAGCCGTTAAAATGTCTCGATCTCTGTGCAGCACCCGGTGGTAAGTCGGTAAGTTTACTTTCAGCACTACCTGCTGGTAGCCTCTTGACATCAAACGAAATAATACGCCAGCGTGCATATATCCTTTCTGAGAATATCACGAAACAGGGAAGTTCAACTACTGTGGTAACAAATAATGAGCCAAAAGATTTTGCCTTTCTTCAAGATTTCTATGACATGATTCTTGTAGATGCTCCATGTTCAGGCGAAGGAATGTTCAGAAAAGACGATGTAGCAATCAGTGAATGGTCACCTGAAAACGTCAGAATGTGTGCAGAACGACAAAAAAATATTTTATCTGATATCTGGCCTGCTTTAAAACCGGGCGGTATACTTATTTACAGCACATGTACCTATAACACACTGGAAAATGAGGTAAATGCATTATGGGTATCTGATGAGATGCATGCGGAATTTGTAGAAATTAAAACCGAAAAAGAGTGGGGAATATCGCCATCATTCGATGATAAGGTCATCGCCTATCGTTTCTTTCCTCATAAAACAGAAGGAGAGGGGTTATTTGTGACTGTATTGAGAAAAGATGGTTCAACTGTCTCAAACAGTCTTCAGCATATACAAAAACGTAACAAAAAAAATAGAAAATACCCTTCTCACTTAGTAAAGGAGGTTTCTACATACAAGAGATATTTAATAAATCCGGACGATTTCGATTTTGTTCAGGATGAAAATCGTATAATAGCCGTTTCTAAACAACATACAGAAACTATATTAGCTTTAAAAAACAGTTTGAAGACTATTTCATTAGGAATTGAGCTTGGTGAAATAAAAGGTAAAGATTTTATTCCATCTCATTCACTTGCAATGAGCAGTGAGATGAACAGAGAGATTTTTTCAACCAGAGAATTGACCTATGATGAGGCAATTGCATATCTTAGGAGAGAAGCCATAAGTATACCAGATTCTCCAAAAGGATTTATATTGCTTACATATAGAGATTTACCACTGGGTTTCGTTAAAAATATTGGTAACCGTGCAAACAACCTATATCCAAACGAATGGCGTATAAGAACATAATTGCTCAGCCACTTACATTTTTATTTGTGATATTGGCTATTGTCGCAGCTCTTTTGTCGTTAATAGCTTCAAACCTAATGGTGAAACAACTGGCTGCAGAAGAGCGCAACAAGATTGAGGTGTGGGCTCTTGCAACAGAATCCATGATGTCTGAAGATATGGATGCATATCTAGTATTATCCATTCTGCAAAGCAATAACACAATCCCAGTCATTTTGTATGATGAAAATTCAGGTGTTGTTGAATCTCACAATATTAAACTGCCGAAAGAAAATGTCGAAGCCTTTCTTCTAAATAAAATAAATAAATTTGAAAGAAAACATGATCCCATTGTCTTGAGTGATATGAATCAGATACTTTATTATGATGATTCATACACACTAAAGCAATTGCATTTTTATCCATATATTCAGTTTTTTGTAATTTCACTGTTCATCGGACTTGCATTCCTAACCTTAAATCGTTCTCAGCGTGCTGAGCAAAACAGGGTATGGGTTGGGTTGTCGAAGGAGACCGCTCACCAGCTTGGTACGCCTATATCATCTTTAATGGCTTGGTCGGAATATCTTAAACTAAAATATAGTGATAAGGAGTTGCTTGCAGAGATTGATAAGGATGTTGAAAGGCTGCGGATGATAGCGGAAAGATTCTCGAAAATAGGATCAGAACCCGATCTGAAGCCAACTATACTTCAGGATGCAGTTCGTCACTCACTATCCTATATGGAAAAACGGATTTCAGATAGAGTGTCACTAAAAGAGGATTTCCCTGAACAACCAGTAAATGTAATGTTGAATGAGCCTCTTTTTGGATGGGTTATAGAGAATCTTATCAAAAATGGTGTTGATGCGATGAAAGGAGAGGGAGAAATATTGTTTTCAATTTCGGTATCTGATGAAATTAGAACATTAAAAGAAAAAAGGCAGGTCTATTTAGATATAAAAGATAGTGGTAAAGGAGTTCCTAAATCTATGTATAATAAAATATTCTCACCCGGATACACAACTAAAGAGAGAGGGTGGGGTTTGGGCTTGTCACTTGTTAAGCGAATAGTAGAGGTGAATCACAAAGGCAAAATATTTGTCAAAAACTCCGAACTTGGAAAAGGTACAATCTTCAGAATCATTTTAAATGAATCATAGAAAGACCTACTTTTAATGTAAAGTCCTGATTTATATTTACTTTCACTGTAAACCTAATTCAGGACCAGGCAAACCTGCTTTCTGAATAGACTTGTACCTCAGCTAAAGATCGCTTATAAATTACTTATACATAGCTTATAGTTTATATAAGGCATGTATAAGTGATCTCTGAGTGATATATTAATTATTCCCATTTATTATACTGATTTTAATCTGATCGGCATATGCATATTTTCTAAGTAATTCTAATGAATAGTCAACAGCCTCTTTTAGTCCATCAGCTCCTGAATATCCATTGATGAGCATCAAAAGATGTTTTGTTTCAGATGTGATCTTAGTTCTCTCCTCATCGCTGCTGGGATTGCCTATTCCTCCTATCGAGTCTCTGTATACAGGGAGTCCCTCAATATTCATAGTACCACGACCTATTGCTTCAAATGGTTCATTTGCTCTTCCAACACCTAAACGGAGATTACCTTCAATCTTATCTGCATCAAAACCACCTATCGAATATCCTGTTTTTAACGAAACCAGGTTTATTAAATCAACAATAGTATCAATCTGATAAAGTCCCTGTCCCTTAAGCAGTCTCCTGCATAATGCTTCCCCTGAAGGTCGGTATCTGTTAGGGTCTTTGCCAAGTCTTTTATAAACATCACGTGTGGCCTCAATTGCGGGTCGTTTCTTTATCTTTTCCATGCTAAATGAACTGGTAAACTTTTTTGTAAACAAATCAATTTCATCCCAAAGTTTATCATTGTGCTTTGTATTCTTAACTTTACAGTAAATAACAGCTACATGGAAATCGGAGCACACCTCTAAAATTTCCTCGCCAATTTTTATTTTCATTTCCATAAAAGCAAAGTTATAAATTCTAAAGTAAACAATACAAAATCCCATATAATGTGATGTATATTTGAAAAATAACATCTATTTATTTGTCAGACTCTATTTCAATTCTTATATTTGCGTGAATTTTTGTTTTCATATGACTGACGAAAATAACAAGTTACTCATTGATCTGGAAGTTCGTATTAAACAACTTCTGTTTTTTTGTGATTCATTGAAAGATGAGAATGAGAGATTGAAGTCTGAGATTAAGTTAAGGCAGGAACAAATTGATGAAGCCAAAAATGATCTAAAGGTTTTGAAAACAAAATATGATAGTTTAAAAACAGTAAGGACAATTACTGCAGCGTCGGTTGATGTTGACACTGCCAAATTAAAACTATCAAAGCTGGTGCGGGAAGTAGACAAATGCATAAATTTATTAAAATAAGATTTAAAAATTTATGTTATGGGGGACGAGAAATTTTTATTAACGTTAGAAGTTGCAGGCAGAAGGTATCCTTTGAAAATCAAAAGGTCTGAAGAACAGGCTTTCCGAGCTGCCGCAAAACAGATAGATATAAAAGTAAACCAATACCGTGTTGCATTTGGGTCAAACCCTAACTTAACAACACAAGATTTTATGGCAATGGCTGCCATTCAGGCATTGGCGGAGAATTTTTCTCTCGGCGATAAGAATAATACCAAACCCTTTGAGGATAAGATAGACTCTTTAATAATTGAGTTAGATAATTATCTAAAAAAATAATTGAGTCTCTGTAGTTTACAGAGATTTTATGCCGCACCTTTTAATCACATATTAGCAATATGTGTTTATCTGAGTGCGTTTTTTTGATTTTAATAGTAGTGATATAATAATTAAATAATAGTAGATTTATATGAATATATTTATAGGAATTATCGGTTTGGTTGCTGGTGCTTTAATAGCCTGGTATCTAACCGGTAAGACAGCCAATTCACGCGCTCAGAAAATTCTGAGTGATGCTGAAAAAGATGCTGAAGTAATAAAGAAAAAGATGCTCCTTGAGGCAAAAGAGGAGACTCTTGCATTAAAAAATGAGGCCGAAAAGCAAATTAATTCACGCACATCTAAATTACAGTCTTTCGAAAATAGGCTGAAACAGCGTGAAATGACTCTCAACCAAAGACAGGAGGAACTTAATAAAAAAAATAGTGAAACAGAAGAGCTTAAAGTTACTCTGGCTAATCAGCAGGAATTCCTCGATAAGAAAAGTGCAGAACTTGAACGTCTACACAGACAATCGGTTGAAAAACTGGAGTCAATTTCTGGCCTATCAGCCGAAGAGGCTAAAGAGAGACTGGTAGAGTCTCTGAAAGAGGAGGCAAAAGGTGATGCACAATCCTATATTAGTGAAATCATGGAAGAGGCCAAGATGACAGCTAATAAGGAGGCTAAAAAGATTGTGATCCAATCGATTCAGCGTGTTGCAACTGAAACATCAATCGAGAATGCTATTACAGTTTTCCATATTGATTCTGACGAAATTAAAGGAAGAATTATTGGACGTGAGGGTCGTAATATAAGAGCTCTGGAAGCAGCTACAGGAGTGGAAATTGTTGTAGATGATACTCCGGAGGCAATTGTAATTTCAGGATTCGATCCTGTAAGACGAGAAATTGCACGCCTTTCTCTTCACCAACTGGTAGCAGACGGCAGAATTCACCCGGCTCGTATTGAAGAGGTTGTATCTAAAGTAAAGAAGCAGATTGAAGATGAGATAGTTGAAACAGGAAAACGTACTGTTATTGATTTAGGAATTCATGGGTTACATCCGGAGTTGATCAGAATTGTAGGAAAAATGAAGTATAGATCTTCATATGGTCAGAATTTGCTGCAACACTCTCGTGAGACAGCTAACCTTTGTGCTATCATGGCTTCTGAACTTGGTCTCAATCCCAAAAAAGCAAAACGTGCAGGACTTCTTCATGATATAGGCAAGGTGCCTGATGATGAGCCGGAATTGCCACATGCAGTTTTGGGTATGAAGCTTGCAGAGAAATATAAAGAGAAACCTGATATTTGCAATGCTATTGGAGCTCACCATGATGAAGTTGAGATGACCACTTTGCTTGCTCCAATAGTTCAGGTGTGTGATGCTATTTCAGGAGCAAGACCTGGTGCTCGTCGCGAGATAGTGGAAGCCTATATTAAAAGACTTAATGATCTTGAAACTCTTGCTCTTTCCTACCCGGGAGTTGTTAAAACATATGCAATTCAGGCAGGTAGAGAGTTGCGCGTAATTGTTGGTGCTGATAAGATAGATGATCAGGATACAGAAAAGCTTTCTGATGAAATAGCACGTAAGATACAGACTGAAATGACCTATCCGGGACAGGTTAAAATTACTGTGATACGTGAAACCAGGGCAGTAAGTTTTGCCAAGTAGCTAGATTATCAAAATATTCATATATAAAAAAGGAGCTGAATAAGCTCCTTTTTTATATATGTAAAAAGTTTATTCGAAAAACATCTCTTCAAATACCTATATTTTATCAGCTTTTTTTCTTGAAAGTTTTTCAACTAATAATTCTTCATTAGTTCCAATAACTTTCTTAAGTTCTTGTTCAAGTCTCTTTATTTCCATGTCCTGATTATGAATTGTTGTAAGTAAAGCATTCAACTCCTCATTATCGACAGTATCAGGATATTGGGCTTTAATCCTACCTATAAAATCACTTAAAACGTTCATGTAATTATTGAATGCATCATAGGGGGACATATAGGGACTAAAATTACTATTGCCGATTCCAAAATGCTTCGTTGACATGTAATAAAAATGATCACTCGATTGCAGGTATATCCAGTCCTGTTTTAACTGACGAACAGTGCAAAGTCTTACCCTTTCGCCAATCTCATAAAGCGACTTTAAAGCACTCTTCTGAAGTCGGTTACCCAACCATGCACTAACATCACGCTCCTCGTCAGACCATGAGATTGTCTCGGGAACCTGAATTGCTCCAATTGGCTTATGAGAATCCATAATTTCACTTGGAGTAGAGAAACCAATTCCTTTTTCAAAAGCAAATCGGGGTAGCGCTTTCATGAATTCAAATATTCCGGAGTGAGAGGGTTGCAGATTACCTAATACCTCATAATTCATAAAGAGATTGAAAACTTTCTCTTCCGGAGGAGTTGAAGCTATCCATGACATGAATTTTTCTGCTGTCAGGGGGTACTCGTTCCAACTGTAATCGGAGAATTTATATGCTATATCGTCACTAAATTTGCTGTTTTTTAGCAGTAATTTTAGTTGAGGCTGTGAAGCCGATTGATATACATAATTGGGACTTTTCCACCCAAGGACATGTTTGGCTCCTTCGGTAATCATTTTCTTATATCCCATTTTATAAACCATATCAGCAATTTCATCAGAATAGATCAACTCTGTATTTCGCAATACTGTAGGCTTCTGATCGAAAAGCATTTCAATTCTTTCAGAATGTTGTTTAACCTGATTGTGAAACTCTTCAGGATCAAAAAGACTCGATAGTGAATGGGCATATGTTTCTGTAAGAAACTCAACATCTCCGGTTTTGCTTAGTTCTCGTAAACCTTCAATTACTTCCGGAGCATAGACTTCCATTTGATCCAGAGCTACTCCTGAAATAGAAAATGCAACTTTAAACTTTCCTTTGTATTGATTTATCAGATCTAGCAACATCCTGTTGGCCGGTATATAGGATCTTGCCGCAATCTGTTGCATTATATCTTCATTAGAATAATCATCAAAATAGTAGTGATCGTTTCCTATATTAAAGAAACGATATCTTTTTAGCCTGAACGGCTGGTGTATCTGGAAATAAAAGCAAATCGACTTCATGATTCTTATATGGTTATAAATTGATTTCTTTGATTATTGGTTTCATTATATAATTTATAATTCAAACCAGCATATCGTATATGGCACGAACTTTTAGTCCTGCATCCTCCCATTTTATATTGTCAACCTCTTTTTTGCCTTCAATCTTAAGGTGTTCGGCCATAGCAGGGTATGTACAAATTGAATAAATAGCATCAGCCATTGCATCCACATCCCAGTAGTCTGTTTTGATTACATTATGCAGAATCTCGGAACAGCCCGACTGGTAGGATATTATACTTGGAACACCGCATTGCATAGCTTCAAGAGGTGAAATACCAAATGGCTCAGATACAGAGGGCATTACATATACGTCACTTGACTTAAGCATTTCATAAACCTGTTTACCACGCAGGAAACCTGTAAAGTGGAATTTATGAGCAATACCTCTGTCAGCTACCAGACGTATCATTTGATCCATCATGTCACCGCTTCCTGCCATAACAAAACGTATATGGTCGGTTTTGCGAATTACCTGCGTTGCAGCATCTACAAAAAACTCGGGACCTTTTTGCATTGTAATCCTTCCGAGGAATGTAACTACTTTCTCAGGAACTCCTGATATTCTTTTAATTGCATCGATCTCGGGACTTAAAGGATCTACTGCATTATGAACAGTTGTGACTTTCCAGTATGGCTGATGGTAGTTTTCGATTACTGTTTTCCTTGTTAAGTTACTTACACAAATAATGTGGTCACAATTATCCATACCATCTTTCTCTATTCCATACACAATGGGATTGGGTTTTCCGCGACTTCTGTCGAATTCAGTTGCATGAACATGTATTACCATTGGTTTTCCCGTAACACTCTTTGCATGCAAGCCGGCAGGGTAGGTTAACCAGTCGTGAGCATGAATTACATCAAAATCATAAGTACGTGCAATTACACCTGCAACTATGGAGTAGTTATTTGTTTCCTCAAGAATATTGTTTGGATAACGGCCTGAAAACTCAATACATCCCAGATCATTAGTATGCATGTAGCTGAAGTCGGCATAAATGTTATCCCTCAGTTTATAATACTCCTCAGGATTCATGAACTTTTCGAGTCTTGATTTTATAGTATCATTTGATACATTCTTCCACACAACAGGTGTATTGTTGGCGCCGATGATTTTCATGAAACTCTGATCTTCATCACCCCAGGGTTTAGGAATAACAAATATGGTTTCTAAATCTTCTTGTTGCGACATACCTTTAGTTAATCCATAACTTGCTGTACCTAATCCTCCGAGTATATGTGGAGGGAACTCCCATCCAAACATCAATGCTTTCATCTGTCCTGTTTTAGTTTTTTACTTTTTCATGTTCGCTGCATACCTGAATATGATATAATCTAAAATTACACCCTGGTTATGTTATTTGTATGAGTTTATTATCTTCTGAGCTCTTAATAGCTCCCCAATGCTCATTGCAAAAGAATATCCCCCATGAGCTATAAATGGAGGGTTTGAATCATAAAATTCGGAGATAGAGCCAATACAGTCGTTTTGTATCTCGTTCTCAATACCAACCATGATTCTGTCAGCCAAAGACAAACCACCCATTTGGAATACGTTTATATAACCTTCAATATAATGGCCTAACAACCATGGAAAAGCCATTCCATTGAAATAAGCAAATTTCTTTTCATTTTCACTGCCACTGTAGTGTGGTCGGAATTTATCACTTTTAGGAGTAAGAGTACGCAGACCGCAGCTTGTTAACAGCTCTTTAGTAACAAAATCCAGAACTGATTTCTTCTGTCTTTTTTCAAGTGGTGAATAGGGAAGAGAAACCGCAAAGATCATGTTTGGACGTACATTTGGATCTTTGTAATAACCATCTACATAGTCGTATAGATACCCTGCGTCATTCATGAATGTTTTAATGAATGATTTGCCTGCCAGACTGCTTTTCTCTGCCAGTAATGCAGCTTTTTCATGGTTCCCTGTTTCATTGGCAATCTCTTCTGTGAACTTCAGAGCATTATACCAAAGAGAGTTGAACTCTACCAGATATCCTGATCTTGGGATAGCAGGACGTCCGTCAATCATAGCATTCATCCAGCTAACTGCAACTTCACGCCCATATGTTGTCAGTAATGAATCACTTTCATGAAATACCAGGTTAGGGTGCCTATTTGAGAGGATGTATTCAATTATCTCAAATAAGAATTCAGAGTACTTTTTAATGAACTGGTTCTTATTTTCAAAGTAAAACTGCTGAAGGGCCCAAACAACCCAAAGTAGGAGGTCAGGGTCATCCAGCTGTTTGATATAGCTTTTATATGGTTTATCATTCATGAAATCCCTCAAATGAGGTATTGCGGTATCCATTATATTTTCATAATCATTGGGCCTACCAACAGAGAGAGTGCAACCTGGTAGTGAAATAAACTGGTCGCGGGCTCTTACTTTGAACCATGGATATCCTGCAAGAAGATAATATTCGTCTTTATTGGGTATGTAATAAAATTGATGACTCGAGTTTTTTAGGCAGTTGTAAAAACTTGATCTGGGTGTACGTTTCTGCATCTCAAAGTTGAACTCATTTGAAAGAGTGGTGGTATCAACCAAAATGTCTCCTGCAGAGAATATTATCTCCTCCCCTTTTTTAATTGACATCTCGAAGTAACCGGGAACATAAAGATCTTCCTGGTATGTATCACCATTTTGCAGATCCTGGAGGTATTCAATATCACGATACCAATCGGGGTGGTAAACAAATTCAGGTTCCTTATTGAACTGCATAAAAAGCTCGGGATAACCGAAGTACATACATGTACTTATCCCATTCTCAACCATACGGTATGACTTGTCAACCTGATCATTTTCCCGAGTCAGTTGTGAGGCTTTCCTGAATGCTAAAAATGGTTTAAATCGTATTTTAGTAGGCGAATGAGCATCTAATAGTGTGTATCTGATCATAAGTCTGTTTTCCTTAGATGAAAACATAATTTCCTTTGATAGTATAACACCACCTATACGGTAAATAGTTTTTGGAACGCTGTCACAATTGAATTCACGTATATATTTATGACCTTTTGGATTATAATTATCACCTGCATATCTATGAATACCAAGATTGAACTCAGCACCGTGTTGTATTACTGTTTCATCTACTGAAGACAAAATAAGATGATTTTCATTATCAAGAAATGGAACAGGCATAACAAGCAAACCCTGGTATTTTGTAGTATTACATCCTGAAATTGAAGTGTTTTGATAAGCCCCTCTTCTGTTTGTTCTTAATACATTGCGGTATAAAGAATATTCGAGATTGATCATTAGATCCTTGTTAAATTTAAGATAACTCATCTTTAGGTGATTTTAATATTTTGCCCTTGTGCCGACTAATTATTGCGAAAGATAATTAAAATGTAATTATCGGGCAAGCAAAAAAAGAGATAAAAATAGCCTTCAAACATTAATGACTCTAAATTCTAAATATGTTTTATAAATTTGTGGAAGCTGTAAATTGAAAAGAGTGATAGAAAATAAAATAGATAGTTTCGAGAAGAAAAGAGTATGGCTGGCGCTATTGCCATCTATTGTTTTTGTTTCGCTGTTGTGGATTTCATTTGCAATGAACGCTGCAGGTCTTTTTGGATCGGATTTTTCACAATTTGGAATTTTACCCAGAGAAATTAAAGGGTTAAGAGGGATTGTTTTTTCACCATTTATTCACTCTTCTGTTTCACACATAGCTTCTAATACATTACCTCTATTGATCCTAATCCAGTTTCTCTTCTATTTTTATAGTAAGATAGCATTCTCAACTTTTGCATATCTGTGGTTCTTAAGTGGTATACTGACATGGATAATTGGAAGAGGTTATTATCATGTAGGAGCCAGTGGAATAGTATTTTCAATAATGTTTTTTCTCTTTTTTAGTGGTGTCTTCAGAAAATCAATTCAGTTGATAGCTGTTTCTCTCATTGTAGCATTTGTTTATGGCAGTACTGTATGGAGCAT
This window of the Lascolabacillus massiliensis genome carries:
- a CDS encoding glycosyltransferase, translated to MKALMFGWEFPPHILGGLGTASYGLTKGMSQQEDLETIFVIPKPWGDEDQSFMKIIGANNTPVVWKNVSNDTIKSRLEKFMNPEEYYKLRDNIYADFSYMHTNDLGCIEFSGRYPNNILEETNNYSIVAGVIARTYDFDVIHAHDWLTYPAGLHAKSVTGKPMVIHVHATEFDRSRGKPNPIVYGIEKDGMDNCDHIICVSNLTRKTVIENYHQPYWKVTTVHNAVDPLSPEIDAIKRISGVPEKVVTFLGRITMQKGPEFFVDAATQVIRKTDHIRFVMAGSGDMMDQMIRLVADRGIAHKFHFTGFLRGKQVYEMLKSSDVYVMPSVSEPFGISPLEAMQCGVPSIISYQSGCSEILHNVIKTDYWDVDAMADAIYSICTYPAMAEHLKIEGKKEVDNIKWEDAGLKVRAIYDMLV
- a CDS encoding rhomboid family intramembrane serine protease gives rise to the protein MIENKIDSFEKKRVWLALLPSIVFVSLLWISFAMNAAGLFGSDFSQFGILPREIKGLRGIVFSPFIHSSVSHIASNTLPLLILIQFLFYFYSKIAFSTFAYLWFLSGILTWIIGRGYYHVGASGIVFSIMFFLFFSGVFRKSIQLIAVSLIVAFVYGSTVWSIFPIAELVDSSISWEGHLAGTLSGLVIAVALRHQGPQKIEKVWEDEEENELDEISEN
- a CDS encoding glycogen debranching enzyme N-terminal domain-containing protein, which gives rise to MSYLKFNKDLMINLEYSLYRNVLRTNRRGAYQNTSISGCNTTKYQGLLVMPVPFLDNENHLILSSVDETVIQHGAEFNLGIHRYAGDNYNPKGHKYIREFNCDSVPKTIYRIGGVILSKEIMFSSKENRLMIRYTLLDAHSPTKIRFKPFLAFRKASQLTRENDQVDKSYRMVENGISTCMYFGYPELFMQFNKEPEFVYHPDWYRDIEYLQDLQNGDTYQEDLYVPGYFEMSIKKGEEIIFSAGDILVDTTTLSNEFNFEMQKRTPRSSFYNCLKNSSHQFYYIPNKDEYYLLAGYPWFKVRARDQFISLPGCTLSVGRPNDYENIMDTAIPHLRDFMNDKPYKSYIKQLDDPDLLLWVVWALQQFYFENKNQFIKKYSEFLFEIIEYILSNRHPNLVFHESDSLLTTYGREVAVSWMNAMIDGRPAIPRSGYLVEFNSLWYNALKFTEEIANETGNHEKAALLAEKSSLAGKSFIKTFMNDAGYLYDYVDGYYKDPNVRPNMIFAVSLPYSPLEKRQKKSVLDFVTKELLTSCGLRTLTPKSDKFRPHYSGSENEKKFAYFNGMAFPWLLGHYIEGYINVFQMGGLSLADRIMVGIENEIQNDCIGSISEFYDSNPPFIAHGGYSFAMSIGELLRAQKIINSYK
- the rny gene encoding ribonuclease Y, which gives rise to MNIFIGIIGLVAGALIAWYLTGKTANSRAQKILSDAEKDAEVIKKKMLLEAKEETLALKNEAEKQINSRTSKLQSFENRLKQREMTLNQRQEELNKKNSETEELKVTLANQQEFLDKKSAELERLHRQSVEKLESISGLSAEEAKERLVESLKEEAKGDAQSYISEIMEEAKMTANKEAKKIVIQSIQRVATETSIENAITVFHIDSDEIKGRIIGREGRNIRALEAATGVEIVVDDTPEAIVISGFDPVRREIARLSLHQLVADGRIHPARIEEVVSKVKKQIEDEIVETGKRTVIDLGIHGLHPELIRIVGKMKYRSSYGQNLLQHSRETANLCAIMASELGLNPKKAKRAGLLHDIGKVPDDEPELPHAVLGMKLAEKYKEKPDICNAIGAHHDEVEMTTLLAPIVQVCDAISGARPGARREIVEAYIKRLNDLETLALSYPGVVKTYAIQAGRELRVIVGADKIDDQDTEKLSDEIARKIQTEMTYPGQVKITVIRETRAVSFAK
- a CDS encoding glycoside hydrolase family 57 protein; this translates as MKSICFYFQIHQPFRLKRYRFFNIGNDHYYFDDYSNEDIMQQIAARSYIPANRMLLDLINQYKGKFKVAFSISGVALDQMEVYAPEVIEGLRELSKTGDVEFLTETYAHSLSSLFDPEEFHNQVKQHSERIEMLFDQKPTVLRNTELIYSDEIADMVYKMGYKKMITEGAKHVLGWKSPNYVYQSASQPQLKLLLKNSKFSDDIAYKFSDYSWNEYPLTAEKFMSWIASTPPEEKVFNLFMNYEVLGNLQPSHSGIFEFMKALPRFAFEKGIGFSTPSEIMDSHKPIGAIQVPETISWSDEERDVSAWLGNRLQKSALKSLYEIGERVRLCTVRQLKQDWIYLQSSDHFYYMSTKHFGIGNSNFSPYMSPYDAFNNYMNVLSDFIGRIKAQYPDTVDNEELNALLTTIHNQDMEIKRLEQELKKVIGTNEELLVEKLSRKKADKI